A window of Vigna unguiculata cultivar IT97K-499-35 chromosome 4, ASM411807v1, whole genome shotgun sequence contains these coding sequences:
- the LOC114182283 gene encoding CSC1-like protein HYP1 isoform X1 produces the protein MILSALLTSVGINLGLCLLFFTLYSILRRQPGNITVYAPRLVAEGKVKEGGHFNLERLLPTAGWVKQAWQPSEDDFLSSSGLDAFVFMRIFIFSLKVFAVGGIIGMFVLLPINYAGSQLSDDSDFQHKSLDSFSISNVNNGSNRLWVHFCAAYIFTGIVCYLLYCEYLYISSKRIAYFYSSKPQPQQFTLLVRGIPIPPGSTCHDTVERFFLEYHPSTYLSHSVIRRNNKLQSLVNDADKLYKKLTNLKQKNDAPKRQRRDGCLGIFGRKVDIVDHYERRLGDIEDNVRLEQSSLEAKEVQAAFVSFKTRFGAAIASRIQESVNPTEWVTEKAPEPHDVYWPFFTVSFLKRWISKVVVFVACTSITVLFLIPVAIVQGLTHLDQLETWFPFLKGILRLSVVSQVITGYLPSLILQLFLSFVPPTMIMLSSMQGYISWSQIQKSACTKVLWFTIWNIFFANVLSGSALYRVNVFLEPKEIPRILAEAVPSQASFFIAYVVTSGWTTIASELFQLTTLLYNFVSKTFCRNSDDGFDPPSIPYHSEIPRIRLFGLLGVTYFILAPLILPFLLIYFCMGYIIFRNQLLKVYVAKFETGGEFWPTVHNSTIFSLVLMHIIGIGIFGLKKLPLASILTIPLPILTLLFNEYCQKRFFPIFKDYPAECLIKKDRADQNQHNMSEFYDELANAYNDPALMPKKYSERSDSHRSPLLNSS, from the exons ATGATTCTTTCTGCCCTTTTAACTTCTGTGGGAATTAATCTTGGCCTCTGTTTGTTATTTTTCACCCTATATTCCATATTGAGAAGGCAGCCCGGTAATATCACTGTCTATGCACCACGCCTAGTTGCTGAAGGAAAAGTTAAAGAGGGTGGTCATTTTAACTTGGAAAGATTGTTACCTACTGCTGGTTGGGTGAAGCAGGCATGGCAGCCTTCCGAGGACGATTTTTTATCATCTTCAGGCCTAGATGCTTTTGTTTTCATGCGCATATTTATCTTTAG TTTGAAAGTATTTGCTGTTGGTGGAATTATTGGCATGTTTGTTCTTCTTCCAATTAATTATGCGGGGAGTCAACTTAGTGATGATTCAGATTTTCAACACAAGTCTCTGGATTCGTTCAGTATTTCTAATGTTAATAATGGTTCAAACAG GTTATGGGTCCACTTTTGTGCTGCATATATTTTCACTGGAATTGTTTGCTATCTTCTTTATTGT GAGTATTTGTACATTTCATCCAAAAGAATTGCTTATTTCTATTCATCCAAGCCCCAGCCTCAGCAGTTTACCTTATTAGTCCGTGGTATTCCTATTCCACCTGGAAGTACATGTCATGATACTGTTGAGCGTTTTTTCCTGGAGTATCACCCTTCCACATATCTCTCACATTCGGTGATCCGCCGAAACAACAAACTTCAAAGTCTTGTT AATGATGCAGATAAACTGTACAAAAAGCTTACCAATCTGAAACAAAAGAATGATGCTCCTAAAAGGCAACGACGGGATGGCTGTTTGGGAATTTTTGGCCGCAAAGTCGATATTGTAGATCACTATGAAAGGAGATTGGGTGATATAGAAGATAATGTGAGACTGGAACAATCCTCTCTAGAAGCAAAG GAAGTTCAAGCTGCCTTTGTCTCATTTAAGACACGGTTTGGTGCTGCCATAGCTTCGCGCATTCAAGAAAGTGTGAATCCCACGGAATGGGTTACTGAGAAAGCTCCTGAGCCTCATGATGTTTATTGGCCTTTCTTTACCGTTTCGTTCCTCAAAAGATGGATCAGCAAGGTGGTAGTTTTTGTTGCATGTACTTCTATTACAGTTCTCTTTTTGATCCCAGTTGCAATAGTACAAGGTCTTACCCATCTTGATCAATTGGAGACGTGGTTCCCCTTCTTGAAAGGCATACTAAGACT GTCAGTTGTGAGCCAAGTTATAACAGGATACCTTCCCAGTTTGATTCTTCAGCTGTTTCTGTCATTTGTTCCACCTACTATGATCATGCTTTCATCCATGCAAGGATACATTTCGTGGAGTCAAATACAAAAGAGTGCATGCACTAAAGTATTATGGTTTACTATCTGGAACATTTTCTTTGCAAATGTGCTATCAGGGTCAGCTCTCTATCGAGTGAACGTCTTTCTTGAGCCAAAAGAGATTCCCAGAATACTAGCGGAAGCTGTACCATCCCAG GCATCCTTCTTCATAGCATATGTTGTAACTTCTGGATGGACCACAATTGCATCAGAACTATTTCAATTGACTACACTTCTTTACAATTTTGTGAGCAAAACTTTTTGTAGAAATAGTGATGATGGTTTTGATCCCCCTTCAATACCTTATCATAGTGAAATTCCGAGGATTCGTCTCTTTGGTCTTCTTGGTGTAACATACTTCATCCTTGCTCCTTTGATACTGCCATTTCTCTTGATCTACTTTTGTATGGGATACATCATTTTCCGCAACCAG CTGTTGAAAGTTTATGTGGCAAAGTTTGAGACTGGAGGAGAGTTTTGGCCTACAGTGCACAACTCCACAATTTTTTCTTTGGTACTGATGCATATAATAGGCATTGGTATTTTTGGCTTGAAGAAACTTCCCCTTGCATCCATATTGACTATTCCTCTTCCAATTCTCACACTTCTGTTCAATGAATATTGCCAGAAACGGTTTTTTCCTATATTCAAGGATTATCCTGCAGAG TGTTTGATTAAGAAGGACAGAGCAGACCAGAACCAGCATAATATGTCTGAATTTTATGATGAGTTGGCCAATGCATACAATGATCCAGCTCTGATGCCAAAGAAGTATTCTGAGAGATCTGATAGTCACAGATCTCCACTTCTGAATAGTTCATAG
- the LOC114182283 gene encoding CSC1-like protein HYP1 isoform X2, producing MFVLLPINYAGSQLSDDSDFQHKSLDSFSISNVNNGSNRLWVHFCAAYIFTGIVCYLLYCEYLYISSKRIAYFYSSKPQPQQFTLLVRGIPIPPGSTCHDTVERFFLEYHPSTYLSHSVIRRNNKLQSLVNDADKLYKKLTNLKQKNDAPKRQRRDGCLGIFGRKVDIVDHYERRLGDIEDNVRLEQSSLEAKEVQAAFVSFKTRFGAAIASRIQESVNPTEWVTEKAPEPHDVYWPFFTVSFLKRWISKVVVFVACTSITVLFLIPVAIVQGLTHLDQLETWFPFLKGILRLSVVSQVITGYLPSLILQLFLSFVPPTMIMLSSMQGYISWSQIQKSACTKVLWFTIWNIFFANVLSGSALYRVNVFLEPKEIPRILAEAVPSQASFFIAYVVTSGWTTIASELFQLTTLLYNFVSKTFCRNSDDGFDPPSIPYHSEIPRIRLFGLLGVTYFILAPLILPFLLIYFCMGYIIFRNQLLKVYVAKFETGGEFWPTVHNSTIFSLVLMHIIGIGIFGLKKLPLASILTIPLPILTLLFNEYCQKRFFPIFKDYPAECLIKKDRADQNQHNMSEFYDELANAYNDPALMPKKYSERSDSHRSPLLNSS from the exons ATGTTTGTTCTTCTTCCAATTAATTATGCGGGGAGTCAACTTAGTGATGATTCAGATTTTCAACACAAGTCTCTGGATTCGTTCAGTATTTCTAATGTTAATAATGGTTCAAACAG GTTATGGGTCCACTTTTGTGCTGCATATATTTTCACTGGAATTGTTTGCTATCTTCTTTATTGT GAGTATTTGTACATTTCATCCAAAAGAATTGCTTATTTCTATTCATCCAAGCCCCAGCCTCAGCAGTTTACCTTATTAGTCCGTGGTATTCCTATTCCACCTGGAAGTACATGTCATGATACTGTTGAGCGTTTTTTCCTGGAGTATCACCCTTCCACATATCTCTCACATTCGGTGATCCGCCGAAACAACAAACTTCAAAGTCTTGTT AATGATGCAGATAAACTGTACAAAAAGCTTACCAATCTGAAACAAAAGAATGATGCTCCTAAAAGGCAACGACGGGATGGCTGTTTGGGAATTTTTGGCCGCAAAGTCGATATTGTAGATCACTATGAAAGGAGATTGGGTGATATAGAAGATAATGTGAGACTGGAACAATCCTCTCTAGAAGCAAAG GAAGTTCAAGCTGCCTTTGTCTCATTTAAGACACGGTTTGGTGCTGCCATAGCTTCGCGCATTCAAGAAAGTGTGAATCCCACGGAATGGGTTACTGAGAAAGCTCCTGAGCCTCATGATGTTTATTGGCCTTTCTTTACCGTTTCGTTCCTCAAAAGATGGATCAGCAAGGTGGTAGTTTTTGTTGCATGTACTTCTATTACAGTTCTCTTTTTGATCCCAGTTGCAATAGTACAAGGTCTTACCCATCTTGATCAATTGGAGACGTGGTTCCCCTTCTTGAAAGGCATACTAAGACT GTCAGTTGTGAGCCAAGTTATAACAGGATACCTTCCCAGTTTGATTCTTCAGCTGTTTCTGTCATTTGTTCCACCTACTATGATCATGCTTTCATCCATGCAAGGATACATTTCGTGGAGTCAAATACAAAAGAGTGCATGCACTAAAGTATTATGGTTTACTATCTGGAACATTTTCTTTGCAAATGTGCTATCAGGGTCAGCTCTCTATCGAGTGAACGTCTTTCTTGAGCCAAAAGAGATTCCCAGAATACTAGCGGAAGCTGTACCATCCCAG GCATCCTTCTTCATAGCATATGTTGTAACTTCTGGATGGACCACAATTGCATCAGAACTATTTCAATTGACTACACTTCTTTACAATTTTGTGAGCAAAACTTTTTGTAGAAATAGTGATGATGGTTTTGATCCCCCTTCAATACCTTATCATAGTGAAATTCCGAGGATTCGTCTCTTTGGTCTTCTTGGTGTAACATACTTCATCCTTGCTCCTTTGATACTGCCATTTCTCTTGATCTACTTTTGTATGGGATACATCATTTTCCGCAACCAG CTGTTGAAAGTTTATGTGGCAAAGTTTGAGACTGGAGGAGAGTTTTGGCCTACAGTGCACAACTCCACAATTTTTTCTTTGGTACTGATGCATATAATAGGCATTGGTATTTTTGGCTTGAAGAAACTTCCCCTTGCATCCATATTGACTATTCCTCTTCCAATTCTCACACTTCTGTTCAATGAATATTGCCAGAAACGGTTTTTTCCTATATTCAAGGATTATCCTGCAGAG TGTTTGATTAAGAAGGACAGAGCAGACCAGAACCAGCATAATATGTCTGAATTTTATGATGAGTTGGCCAATGCATACAATGATCCAGCTCTGATGCCAAAGAAGTATTCTGAGAGATCTGATAGTCACAGATCTCCACTTCTGAATAGTTCATAG
- the LOC114182570 gene encoding ethylene-responsive transcription factor ERN1-like, translating into MARKRKGGEVVEERNMCEGSMAWDEMMKQAAALGGVQRARKRFVGVRQRPSGRWVAEIKDTIQKIRVWLGTFDTAEEAARAYDEAACLLRGANTRTNFWPCSQSSTSPALSSKITNLLLQRLKERNNNNNNNNNDNNTFSSSSSSSSSSLLINHQHMQQEVDASTKFSIDQFTDFLNDPDEDYSTSNNEFINNSAQIEYITSSFESCLTEDTKVDVQYKIVTPQTPSNNDDSNSGVEDSEEEGTDFRFLDNIAPPGYYSPFEMAEEIEEPVEAENYGGDEPSMLRAMMKRMTYERKFSASLYAFNGIPECLKLKLESANMKGRGIITDQLTSLQMACSKNRLQKNEEEKEYMATMDGKQEEEEHQQQTTPDMDSSGVDGELLLWNSLDLPPICFVNLLENGSFN; encoded by the coding sequence ATGGCAAGGAAGAGAAAGGGTGGTGAAGTTGTGGAAGAGAGAAACATGTGTGAGGGAAGCATGGCTTGGGATGAGATGATGAAACAAGCTGCAGCACTTGGAGGAGTtcaaagagcaagaaagagattTGTTGGGGTGAGGCAAAGGCCATCAGGAAGATGGGTGGCTGAGATCAAAGACACCATTCAGAAGATCAGAGTGTGGTTAGGAACTTTTGACACTGCTGAGGAAGCTGCAAGAGCCTATGATGAAGCTGCATGCTTGCTCAGAGGTGCAAACACAAGAACAAACTTCTGGCCATGTTCTCAATCCTCCACAAGTCCTGCGCTTTCCTCAAAAATCACAAATCTACTCCTTCAAAGGCTTAAAGAAaggaacaacaacaacaacaacaataacaatgacaacaacactttctcctcttcctcatcctcatcctcatcctcaCTTCTCATCAACCACCAACATATGCAACAAGaggttgatgcatcaacaaaGTTCTCAATTGACCAATTCACTGACTTTCTCAATGACCCTGATGAAGATTACAGCACCAGCAACAATGAGTTCATCAACAACAGTGCACAGATTGAGTACATTACTAGCAGTTTTGAATCATGTTTGACTGAAGATACAAAAGTGGATGTGCAATACAAAATTGTGACACCACAGACTCCAAGTAATAATGATGACAGTAACTCAGGAGTGGAGGACAGTGAAGAAGAAGGCACTGATTTCAGGTTTCTTGACAACATTGCTCCACCTGGTTACTACTCTCCTTTTGAGATGGCTGAAGAGATTGAGGAGCCTGTGGAGGCAGAGAACTATGGTGGTGATGAGCCTTCAATGCTCAGAGCTATGATGAAGAGAATGACATATGAGAGGAAGTTCTCAGCTTCTCTCTATGCCTTCAATGGAATACCTGAGTGCTTGAAGTTGAAGCTTGAATCAGCAAACATGAAGGGAAGAGGAATCATAACTGATCAATTAACCAGCCTTCAAATGGCATGCAGCAAAAACAGGCTTCAGAAGAATGAGGAGGAGAAAGAGTACATGGCAACAATGGATGGGAaacaggaagaagaagaacaccAACAACAAACAACACCTGACATGGATTCTTCTGGTGTTGATGGAGAACTGTTACTTTGGAATTCACTTGATCTTCCTCCAATTTGCTTTGTTAACTTGCTAGAAAACGGTTCATTCAATTAG
- the LOC114182100 gene encoding SNF1-related protein kinase catalytic subunit alpha KIN10-like produces the protein MDRSTGRGGGGGGSVDKFLPNYKLGKTLGIGSFGKVKIAEHILTGHKVAIKILNRHKIRNMEMEEKVRREIKILRLFMHHHIIRLYEVIETPTDIYVVMEYVKSGELFDYIVEKGRLQEDEARHFFQQIISGVEYCHRNMVVHRDLKPENLLLEKFNIKIADFGLSNIMRDGHFLKTSCGSPNYAAPEVISGKLYAGPEVDVWSCGVILYALLCGTLPFDDENIPNLFKKIKGGIYTLPSHLSPGARDLIPRMLVVDPMKRMTILEIRQHPWFQVRLPRYLAVPPPDTLQQAKKIDEEILQKVVEMGFDRNQLVESLANRIQNKGTVTYYLLLDNRFRVSTGYLGAEFQETMDSGFNRIHSSEVASPVVGHHSTGYMDYQGVGMRQQFPAERKWALGLQSRAQPREIMTEVLKALQELNVCWKKIGHYNMKCRWVASIPGHHEGMINNSVHSNHYFGNDSSIIEDDAVSKSNVVKFEVQLYKAREEKYLLDLQRVQGPQFLFLDLCAAFLSQLRVL, from the exons ATGGACAGATCAACtggccgtggtggtggtggtggtggaagtGTGGACAAGTTTCTACCAAATTATAAGTTGGGAAAAACACTTGGCATTGGATCCTTTGGCAAGGTGAAAATTGCCGAGCATATACTGACTGGTCATAAAGTTGCTATAAAGATCCTTAACCGCCACAAGATAAGAAACatggaaatggaagaaaaag TTAGAAGggaaatcaaaattttaagattgtTTATGCATCATCACATTATACGACTTTATGAGGTCATAGAAACCCCAACGGACATATATGTTGTTATGGAGTATGTGAAATCTGGAGAGCTCTTTGATTACATAGTGGAGAAGGGTAGGCTGCAAGAGGACGAAGCCCGCCATTTTTTTCAGCAG ATAATTTCTGGTGTGGAGTACTGTCACAGGAATATGGTGGTTCATAGAGACCTGAAGCCTGAGAATTTACTTTTggaaaaatttaatatcaagATTGCTGATTTTGGCTTGAGCAATATCATGCGTGATGGTCACTTCCTTAAGACAAGTTGCGGAAGTCCTAACTATGCGGCTCCAGAG GTTATCTCTGGGAAATTGTATGCTGGACCTGAAGTAGATGTCTGGAGCTGTGGTGTAATTTTATATGCTCTTCTCTGTGGCACTCTTCCTTTTGATGATGAAAACATTCCCaatcttttcaaaaaaataaag GGTGGGATATACACTCTTCCCAGTCATCTATCACCTGGTGCTAGAGATTTGATACCGAGGATGCTCGTGGTAGATCCCATGAAGAGGATGACCATACTTGAGATACGTCAACACCCATGGTTCCAAGTTCGTCTGCCACGATATTTAGCAGTGCCACCACCAGATACACTGCAACAAGCCAAAAAG ATTGACGAGGAGATTCTTCAAAAAGTGGTTGAAATGGGATTTGACAGGAATCAATTGGTTGAATCTCTTGCAAACAGAATACAAAATAAG GGTACTGTAACATACTATTTGTTATTGGACAACCGGTTCCGGGTGTCTACTGGTTATCTTGGAGCTGAATTTCAAGAGACAATG GATTCTGGTTTCAATCGGATCCATTCTAGTGAAGTTGCTTCTCCAGTTGTTGGACACCACAGCACAGGGTATATGGATTACCAGGGAGTAGGAATGCGGCAACAGTTCCCTGCTGAGAGAAAATGGGCCCTAGGGCTTCAG TCTCGAGCACAACCACGTGAAATAATGACTGAGGTCCTTAAAGCTCTGCAAGAATTAAATGTTTGTTGGAAGAAGATTGGACACTATAACATGAAGTGCAGATGGGTTGCTAGCATTCCCGGTCATCATGAAGGAATGATTAACAATTCTGTGCATAGCAATCATTACTTTGGAAATGATTCCAGCATTATTGAAGATGACGCTGTTTCTAAGTCAAATGTGGTCAAGTTTGAAGTGCAG CTTTACAAAGCTCGTGAGGAGAAGTATCTACTTGATCTTCAAAGGGTCCAGGGCCCACAGTTTCTTTTCTTGGATCTCTGTGCTGCTTTCCTTTCACAGCTTCGTGTTCTCTAG